The proteins below are encoded in one region of Hordeum vulgare subsp. vulgare chromosome 3H, MorexV3_pseudomolecules_assembly, whole genome shotgun sequence:
- the LOC123440245 gene encoding dihydroorotase, mitochondrial — protein MQAAITATVSANPHLKPLVSLLRPSPAHRVRTHLPRHRPNTRASAMATSTPQELTITRPDDWHLHLRDGDVLAAVLPHSARHFERAIVMPNLKPPVTTTARAIAYRDEILKALPPGSSFVPLMTLYLTDSTSPEEIKIARKSGVVFAVKLYPAGATTNSQDGVTDILGKCLPVLEEMVKQEMPLLVHGEVTDPHVDTFDREKVFIERILAPLVQKLPQLKIVMEHITTMDAVNFVESCKEGHVAATVTPQHLLLNRNALFQGGLQPHNYCLPVLKRETHRQAIVSAVTSGSRQYFLGTDSAPHDKRMKECSCGCAGIYSAPVALSLYAKVFEQAGALDKLEAFTSFNGPDFYGLPRNTSKIVLRRSPWKVPATYAYGSGVIVPMSTGNTLEWLPSDQPEE, from the exons ATGCAGGCCGCGATCACCGCCACCGTCTCCGCGAACCCGCATCTGAAGCCTCTGGTCTCCTTGCTGCGGCCGTCGCCTGCGCACCGGGTCCGAACCCACCTTCCTCGCCACCGCCCCAACACGAGGGCGAGCGCCATGGCCACCTCCACGCCGCAGGAGCTTACCATCACGCGCCCCGACGACTGGCACCTCCACCTCCGCGACGGCGACGTGCTGGCCGCGGTGCTCCCCCACAG CGCGAGGCATTTTGAGAGAGCCATCGTGATGCCCAACCTGAAGCCACCGGTTACAACAACGGCACGTGCGATCGCGTACAGAGATGAGATCCTGAAGGCGCTGCCTCCGGGGAGCAGCTTTGTGCCGCTCATGACGCTATACCTTACGGACAGCACTAGCCCGGAAGAAATTAAGATCGCAA GAAAGAGTGGTGTGGTTTTTGCTGTCAAGTTGTATCCTGCTGGAGCAACTACTAACTCCCAAGACGGCGTAACTGATATTTTGGGAAAATGCTTGCCTGTCCTTGAAGAGATGGTCAAGCAGGAGATGCCTTTACTT GTTCATGGAGAAGTCACAGATCCTCATGTTGACACCTTTGACCGCGAGAAGGTCTTCATTGAGAGAATATTAGCACCACTTGTACAAAAACTTCCACAGCTGAAAATCGTTATGGAACATATCACTACTATGGATGCAGTGAACTTCGTAGAGTCATGCAAAGAAG GTCATGTTGCTGCAACAGTGACTCCACAGCATCTCCTTCTAAACAGGAATGCGTTGTTTCAGGGTGGTTTACAGCCTCACAATTATTGCTTGCCAGTTCTCAAGAGAGAAACTCACA GGCAAGCTATTGTTTCTGCTGTAACGAGTGGGAGCAGACAATACTTTCTCGGTACCGACAGTGCTCCCCATGATAAACGGATGAAGGAGTGCTCCTGTGGATGTGCTGGAATATATAGTGCTCCTGTCGCTCTTTCTCTTTACGCGAAGGTATTTGAACAG GCTGGTGCACTTGATAAGCTGGAGGCATTTACAAGCTTCAACGGGCCTGACTTTTATGGTCTCCCAAGGAACACATCAAAGATTGTTCTCAGAAGGAGCCCCTGGAAAGTGCCTGCGACTTATGCGTACGGTTCAGGGGTGATTGTGCCCATGTCCACCGGCAACACTCTCGAATGGCTTCCGTCCGATCAGCCTGAAGAATAA